From Luteococcus japonicus, one genomic window encodes:
- a CDS encoding glutamine synthetase family protein: MEERDVRFVRLWFTDVLGFLKSVAIAPAELEGAFSEGVGFDGSAIEGYARVYESDMVAHPDPSSFQMLPWRTQSNTARMFCDITLPDGSPSFADPRHVLKRALDKASDMGFTFYIHPEIEFFLFKPPVVPGIEPTPLDMGGYFDHTTLGDGTDFRRDAIQMLERMGISVEFSHHEGAPGQHEIDLRYADALTMADNIMTFRVVMKEVAVSQGIEASFMPKPFTNHAGSGMHTHMSLFEGDNNAFYDAADQYRLSKTGKQFVAGLLHHAAEITAVTNQWVNSYKRLVGGGEAPSFICWGRNNRSALVRIPMFKPDKASSARIELRSIDSAANPYLSYAVILAAGLSGIEHEMELPEEAADDAWSMTDRERRAMGIRNLPHNLDEAIREMENSELVAETLGEHVFDYFLRNKRAEFEEYRRHVTPHELTALLPRL, encoded by the coding sequence GTTCACCGACGTGCTCGGCTTCCTGAAGTCCGTGGCCATCGCGCCCGCCGAGCTGGAGGGTGCCTTCAGCGAGGGTGTCGGCTTCGACGGCTCCGCGATCGAGGGCTATGCCCGCGTGTACGAGTCCGACATGGTGGCCCACCCCGATCCGTCGAGCTTCCAGATGCTGCCCTGGCGCACCCAGAGCAATACCGCGCGAATGTTCTGCGACATCACGCTGCCCGACGGCTCCCCGAGCTTCGCCGACCCGCGCCACGTCCTCAAGCGGGCGCTGGACAAGGCCTCGGACATGGGCTTCACCTTCTACATCCACCCCGAGATCGAGTTCTTCCTGTTCAAGCCGCCGGTGGTCCCCGGCATCGAGCCCACCCCGCTGGACATGGGCGGCTACTTCGACCACACCACGCTGGGTGACGGCACGGACTTCCGCCGCGACGCCATCCAGATGCTGGAGCGGATGGGGATCAGCGTCGAGTTCAGCCACCACGAGGGCGCGCCCGGTCAGCACGAGATCGACCTGCGCTATGCCGACGCCCTGACCATGGCGGACAACATCATGACCTTCCGCGTCGTGATGAAGGAGGTGGCGGTCAGCCAGGGCATCGAGGCCAGCTTCATGCCCAAGCCCTTCACCAACCACGCCGGCAGCGGCATGCACACCCACATGAGCCTGTTCGAGGGCGACAACAACGCCTTCTATGACGCCGCCGACCAGTACCGGCTGTCCAAGACCGGCAAGCAGTTCGTCGCCGGCCTGCTGCACCACGCCGCGGAGATCACCGCCGTCACCAACCAGTGGGTCAACTCCTACAAGCGCCTGGTGGGTGGGGGAGAGGCTCCCAGCTTCATCTGCTGGGGCCGCAACAACCGCTCCGCCCTGGTCCGCATCCCCATGTTCAAGCCGGACAAGGCCTCCAGCGCCCGGATCGAGCTGCGCAGCATCGACTCGGCCGCCAACCCCTATCTGTCCTATGCCGTGATCCTCGCCGCGGGCCTGTCCGGCATCGAGCACGAGATGGAGTTGCCGGAGGAGGCCGCCGACGACGCCTGGTCCATGACCGACCGGGAACGTCGCGCGATGGGCATCCGCAACCTGCCGCACAACCTCGACGAGGCGATCCGGGAGATGGAGAACTCCGAACTGGTGGCCGAGACGCTGGGCGAGCACGTCTTCGACTACTTCCTGCGCAACAAGCGGGCAGAGTTCGAGGAATACCGTCGCCACGTCACGCCCCACGAGCTGACCGCCCTGCTCCCGCGGCTGTGA
- a CDS encoding DUF1707 SHOCT-like domain-containing protein yields MSEASPVPRGVRVGDQDRQQAVDRLADGYQQGMLTLDEFTDRTERAWSATWTKDLQGLLEDLPLAQPPHSSQGLAPITHRPPAVRSDGATGLPMTFALMSGADRSGDWTAAGTHTAVAIMGGVSLDLREASFTQPETTIMAVAIMGGIEVIVPPHVRVRVHGLPVMGGFGSEGAVDPASLPTDAPLVVVKGVAVMGGVGIKRLGYDEEA; encoded by the coding sequence ATGAGTGAGGCAAGCCCCGTGCCCCGCGGAGTACGCGTGGGTGACCAGGACCGTCAGCAGGCTGTCGATCGGCTGGCCGACGGCTACCAGCAGGGGATGCTGACGCTCGACGAGTTCACCGACCGCACCGAGCGGGCCTGGTCCGCGACCTGGACCAAGGACCTGCAGGGGCTGTTGGAAGACCTGCCGTTGGCGCAGCCGCCCCACTCGTCGCAGGGCCTGGCGCCCATCACGCATCGGCCACCGGCTGTGCGCAGCGACGGCGCCACCGGCCTGCCGATGACCTTCGCCCTGATGTCCGGGGCGGATCGAAGCGGGGACTGGACGGCCGCCGGCACACACACTGCGGTGGCGATCATGGGCGGCGTGAGCCTTGACCTGCGCGAGGCGAGCTTCACCCAGCCGGAGACGACGATCATGGCCGTCGCCATCATGGGTGGCATCGAGGTGATCGTGCCGCCGCACGTCCGGGTTCGGGTGCACGGGCTGCCGGTGATGGGCGGTTTCGGCTCGGAGGGGGCCGTGGACCCCGCAAGCCTGCCCACCGACGCACCGCTGGTGGTGGTGAAGGGCGTCGCCGTGATGGGCGGCGTCGGGATCAAGCGGCTGGGATACGACGAGGAGGCCTGA
- a CDS encoding sterol carrier family protein, with protein MAARSDRALHTACEVLLGQCRALNMSAPRLEPISRARMVVLLDDLLDAIESPTNARNQSLASLFSHRSAGHHHLDELTAELTANTPEDILARLCAARTATVGAVLRGALPMSVTNQFGNSHLVDYVRATVLELCVLAIPVGADALQPTALRLAVRNLSQALGERFPGQTIEVRVPPASAVQVGAFGEGPTHTRGTPPNVVETDELTWLQLGTGLLTLDRALDDARATASGSHYRALERMLPLLDLSRG; from the coding sequence ATGGCGGCACGAAGCGACCGGGCCCTGCACACGGCGTGCGAGGTGTTGCTGGGTCAGTGCCGCGCCCTGAACATGTCGGCCCCCCGGCTTGAGCCCATCTCGCGTGCCCGGATGGTGGTCCTGCTGGATGACCTGCTGGATGCCATCGAGAGCCCGACGAATGCTCGCAACCAGAGCCTGGCGAGCCTGTTCAGCCACCGCAGCGCGGGGCACCACCACCTCGACGAGCTCACGGCGGAGCTGACCGCCAACACCCCCGAAGACATCCTGGCCCGGCTGTGCGCCGCTCGCACCGCCACCGTCGGGGCTGTCCTGCGCGGAGCGCTTCCGATGTCGGTCACCAACCAGTTCGGAAACTCCCACCTGGTGGACTACGTCCGCGCCACGGTGCTGGAGCTGTGCGTGCTGGCCATCCCGGTCGGCGCGGACGCCCTGCAGCCCACCGCCCTCAGGCTGGCGGTACGCAACCTCTCCCAGGCGCTCGGCGAGCGCTTCCCGGGGCAGACCATCGAGGTGCGGGTCCCACCGGCAAGCGCCGTGCAGGTGGGCGCCTTCGGCGAGGGTCCGACGCACACCCGCGGCACCCCGCCCAATGTGGTGGAGACCGACGAGCTCACCTGGCTGCAGCTGGGCACGGGCCTCCTCACGCTGGACCGGGCCCTGGACGATGCCCGGGCCACCGCCTCGGGAAGTCACTACCGGGCGCTGGAACGGATGCTGCCGCTGTTGGACCTGTCCCGGGGCTGA
- a CDS encoding bifunctional [glutamine synthetase] adenylyltransferase/[glutamine synthetase]-adenylyl-L-tyrosine phosphorylase, whose translation MARLATTTGELARRGFLDVDEALRDLEELVARRDLPGGAGRALEGDVGWLRLLEATADPDLALRGLNRLDEKAPEVLAPFAVDAEASGRLAVVMGGSQALNHHLVAHPADAGLLLEAPGRVPGEQIRTQVLQAIGAEGDIPVAADAGAADALRLANRAHLVRIAARDLTSEDPCAIVDDIAAELADLADALVEGALAIARAQVPGQEHVRLGIVAMGKCGAQELNYISDVDVVFVAEPADEDTSSARAVEIASRIAAKLSQICSAHSAAGSIWQVDANLRPDGKSGPLVRSLSSMETYYDKWAKNWEFQAMLKARAMAGDLDVAQGFVEIVQPHVWQAAEREHFLAETQAMRQRVISLLPANQASREIKLGAGGLRDVEFSVQLLQLVHGRADDRVRGRATLASLRDLVDACYIGRAEGTEMDAAYRFQRTLEHRIQLYKLRRTHLLPDDERELRVLARGLRMPGGAEELLDTWKATSRRVRGLHQRLFYSPLLAAVTRLHTDELKLTADQARDRLRVLGFQDPAAALRHIEALTAGVNRKVEIQRQLLPAMLGWFAEGPNPDHGLLSFRQVSEALGESPWYLRALRDEGEMAERLARILSSSRLTVDLLKRAPETVRMLSSDQSLRPRAREDVLKSMLSAAKRHDATADAIAAVRAIRRAELFRLAAGDILEVTGLDELGRGLSDLAGATIDAALVVARREVPDAPELGVVALGRWGGREMGLGSDCDAMFVMADSTDQDATRRATQLVQKVRSMLAAQGPDPALDIDADLRPEGKNGPMVRSLSGMRSYYQRWSVTWEAQALVRASHGAGDPALTAALLEMVDPLRWPEGGLERSRLTEIRKLKSRMEAERIPRGTDPKRNTKLGPGGLSDIEWTVQVLQLQHAHEVPALRTPSTLLAMRAAVEAGLLDAHDATELEQAWRLASQLRNKILLVRGRASDVIPIDAREVDAIATMLGYDRGEASHLIDDYWRTTRRCAAVVDRLFWGDQA comes from the coding sequence ATGGCCAGACTTGCGACCACGACGGGGGAACTCGCCCGGCGTGGCTTCCTCGACGTCGACGAGGCACTGCGGGACCTCGAGGAGCTGGTTGCCCGGCGCGACCTGCCCGGTGGTGCGGGGCGGGCGCTGGAGGGCGACGTCGGCTGGTTGCGCCTGCTGGAGGCCACCGCAGATCCGGACCTGGCGCTCCGTGGCCTGAACCGGCTCGACGAGAAGGCTCCCGAGGTGCTGGCTCCCTTCGCCGTCGATGCCGAGGCCAGTGGTCGGCTGGCGGTGGTCATGGGAGGATCCCAGGCGCTGAACCACCACCTGGTGGCCCATCCGGCCGATGCAGGCCTGCTGCTCGAGGCGCCCGGACGGGTGCCCGGCGAGCAGATCCGGACGCAGGTGCTGCAGGCCATCGGCGCCGAGGGCGACATCCCCGTGGCCGCCGATGCCGGGGCAGCGGACGCCCTGCGCCTGGCCAATCGAGCCCACCTGGTGCGGATCGCGGCTCGGGACCTGACCAGCGAGGACCCCTGTGCCATCGTCGACGACATCGCCGCCGAGCTGGCTGACCTGGCCGACGCGCTGGTCGAAGGTGCCCTTGCCATTGCGCGGGCGCAGGTTCCCGGCCAGGAACACGTCCGCCTCGGCATCGTCGCGATGGGAAAGTGCGGCGCCCAGGAACTGAACTACATCAGCGACGTGGACGTGGTCTTCGTCGCCGAACCCGCCGACGAGGACACCTCGTCGGCGCGCGCGGTGGAGATTGCCAGCAGGATCGCCGCCAAGCTGAGCCAGATCTGCTCCGCGCATTCGGCCGCCGGGTCCATCTGGCAGGTCGACGCCAACCTGCGGCCCGACGGGAAGTCCGGGCCCCTGGTGCGCAGCCTGTCCAGCATGGAGACCTACTACGACAAGTGGGCCAAGAACTGGGAATTCCAGGCCATGTTGAAGGCCCGGGCCATGGCCGGGGACCTGGACGTGGCGCAGGGCTTCGTCGAGATCGTCCAGCCGCACGTCTGGCAGGCCGCCGAACGCGAGCACTTCCTGGCCGAGACCCAGGCGATGCGCCAGCGCGTGATCAGCCTGCTGCCAGCCAACCAGGCCTCGCGGGAGATCAAGCTCGGCGCCGGCGGACTGCGCGACGTCGAGTTCTCCGTGCAGTTGCTGCAGCTGGTCCATGGCCGCGCCGATGACAGGGTGCGGGGCCGGGCCACGCTGGCCTCGCTGCGAGACCTCGTCGACGCCTGCTACATCGGGCGTGCCGAGGGTACGGAGATGGATGCCGCCTACCGTTTCCAGCGCACCCTGGAACACCGCATCCAGCTCTACAAGCTGCGCCGCACCCACCTGCTGCCCGATGACGAGCGTGAGCTGCGGGTGTTGGCCCGCGGCCTGCGGATGCCGGGCGGCGCCGAGGAGCTGCTGGACACCTGGAAGGCCACCAGTCGACGGGTGCGGGGCCTGCACCAGCGGCTCTTCTACTCCCCGCTGCTGGCGGCCGTCACCCGCCTGCACACCGACGAGCTCAAGCTCACCGCGGACCAGGCCCGCGACCGGCTGCGGGTGCTGGGCTTCCAGGATCCTGCCGCGGCGCTTCGCCACATCGAGGCGTTGACGGCGGGGGTGAACCGCAAGGTGGAGATCCAGCGCCAACTGCTGCCGGCGATGCTCGGCTGGTTCGCGGAGGGTCCCAATCCGGACCATGGGCTGTTGAGTTTCCGGCAGGTCTCCGAGGCGCTGGGGGAGAGCCCCTGGTACCTGCGGGCGCTGCGCGACGAGGGCGAGATGGCCGAACGGCTGGCGCGGATCCTGTCGTCGAGCCGGCTGACCGTGGACCTGCTCAAGCGCGCACCGGAGACCGTCCGGATGCTGTCCAGCGACCAGAGCCTGCGCCCCCGCGCCCGCGAGGACGTGCTCAAGTCCATGCTGAGCGCCGCCAAGCGGCATGACGCGACGGCCGACGCCATTGCCGCGGTGCGGGCAATCCGACGCGCCGAACTCTTCCGGCTGGCGGCCGGCGACATCCTGGAGGTCACCGGACTCGACGAGCTGGGCCGCGGCCTGAGCGATCTGGCCGGCGCCACCATCGACGCGGCGCTGGTGGTGGCCCGGCGCGAGGTGCCGGACGCCCCGGAGCTGGGCGTGGTGGCGCTGGGCCGCTGGGGCGGACGCGAGATGGGCTTGGGCAGCGATTGCGACGCCATGTTCGTGATGGCCGACTCCACGGACCAGGACGCCACCCGTCGCGCCACGCAGCTGGTGCAGAAGGTGCGTTCCATGCTCGCCGCCCAGGGGCCGGACCCGGCGCTGGACATCGACGCCGACCTGCGGCCCGAGGGCAAGAACGGACCGATGGTGCGCAGCCTGTCCGGGATGCGCAGCTACTACCAGCGGTGGTCGGTCACCTGGGAGGCACAGGCCCTGGTCCGCGCCTCGCACGGCGCCGGCGACCCGGCCCTGACCGCGGCCCTGCTGGAGATGGTGGATCCGCTGCGCTGGCCTGAGGGTGGCCTGGAGCGCTCCCGGTTGACGGAGATTCGCAAGCTCAAGTCCCGGATGGAGGCCGAGCGGATCCCCCGCGGCACGGACCCCAAGCGCAACACCAAGCTGGGCCCGGGCGGGTTGAGCGACATCGAGTGGACGGTGCAGGTGCTCCAGTTGCAGCACGCGCACGAGGTCCCCGCACTGCGCACCCCGTCGACGCTGCTCGCGATGCGGGCCGCCGTCGAGGCTGGTTTGCTGGATGCCCATGACGCCACCGAACTGGAGCAGGCCTGGCGGCTGGCGAGCCAGCTGCGCAACAAGATCCTGCTGGTGCGGGGCCGGGCCAGCGACGTGATCCCGATCGATGCCCGTGAGGTGGACGCGATCGCCACCATGCTGGGCTACGACCGGGGGGAGGCCTCCCACCTCATCGACGACTACTGGCGCACCACGCGCCGGTGCGCGGCTGTGGTGGACCGGCTCTTCTGGGGTGATCAGGCATGA
- a CDS encoding decaprenylphospho-beta-D-erythro-pentofuranosid-2-ulose 2-reductase, which translates to MSAILLLGGRSGIGLAIVEALLSETSGATVLLAQRPRPEAPGSDAEERLRAAGAAEVEVVDFDATALETHATLVEGVFAEHQVSHAVVAFGVLGNQEEAWTEVAAAQRLLTVNSTAAVGIGVALANAMRRQASGKIIALSSVAGVRVRRSNFVYGASKAAMDAFYLNLGVALEGTGVRVLVVRPGAVATGMIAGNKPVAFTVEAPQVAETTMRGLAAGKDVVHVPSLFGPGMALAALLPRALWRRLPV; encoded by the coding sequence ATGAGTGCGATCCTGTTGCTGGGTGGGCGTTCCGGGATCGGGCTGGCGATCGTCGAGGCACTGCTGAGCGAAACCTCGGGGGCGACGGTCCTGTTGGCCCAACGGCCGCGGCCGGAGGCTCCGGGGAGCGATGCCGAGGAGCGGCTTCGGGCCGCCGGCGCTGCCGAAGTCGAGGTGGTGGACTTCGATGCGACGGCGCTCGAGACCCACGCGACGCTCGTCGAGGGGGTCTTCGCGGAGCACCAGGTGAGTCACGCGGTGGTGGCCTTCGGCGTTCTGGGGAACCAGGAAGAGGCCTGGACCGAGGTGGCTGCGGCGCAACGGCTGCTGACGGTCAACTCCACAGCGGCGGTGGGGATCGGCGTCGCGCTGGCCAATGCCATGCGACGACAGGCCAGTGGCAAGATCATCGCCCTCAGCTCGGTGGCCGGGGTGCGGGTGCGACGCTCGAACTTCGTCTACGGCGCCAGCAAGGCGGCGATGGACGCCTTCTACCTGAACCTCGGGGTGGCTCTGGAGGGCACTGGGGTGCGGGTGCTGGTGGTGCGCCCGGGGGCCGTCGCGACGGGGATGATCGCCGGGAACAAGCCCGTCGCCTTCACCGTCGAGGCCCCGCAGGTGGCCGAGACGACGATGCGGGGGCTGGCGGCCGGCAAGGACGTGGTGCACGTCCCGTCGCTCTTCGGGCCCGGGATGGCGCTGGCCGCTCTGCTGCCCCGCGCCCTGTGGCGGCGCCTCCCGGTCTAG